In Vagococcus luciliae, one genomic interval encodes:
- a CDS encoding metal ABC transporter solute-binding protein, Zn/Mn family: MMKRITKIILGLALIGVLAACGKESKEEQKEADTLHIVTSFYPMYDFAKKITGDEADVTVLTEAGVEPHDYEPSAKDLAKIQNADVFIYNSNEMETWVRDVLASIDTKKVKVIEASQGIDLMEATEEEHEGEDSHNHELDPHVWLDPVLAKKEVETITKGLVEVDTPNKDVYERQSKDFIKELDKLNDAYVEATKDATQKTFVTQHTAFSYLAKQYGLTQVAISGISPDQEPTPKELKNIEDLVKKDDIKVIYTESSASSKVAETITSATGATLSELNPLESLTKKEMDGGEDYLSVMYTNLDHLKLTIK, translated from the coding sequence ATTATGAAACGCATAACGAAAATTATTTTAGGTTTAGCATTAATAGGTGTGTTAGCTGCATGTGGAAAAGAAAGTAAAGAAGAACAAAAAGAGGCGGATACTTTACACATAGTAACATCTTTTTATCCTATGTATGACTTTGCTAAAAAAATTACTGGTGACGAGGCTGATGTTACAGTGCTAACTGAAGCGGGTGTGGAGCCGCATGATTATGAACCGAGTGCAAAAGATTTAGCTAAAATTCAAAATGCAGATGTCTTTATTTATAATTCAAATGAGATGGAAACATGGGTAAGAGATGTTTTAGCTTCTATTGATACTAAAAAAGTGAAAGTTATCGAAGCAAGTCAAGGAATTGATTTGATGGAAGCGACGGAAGAAGAACATGAGGGAGAGGACTCACATAATCATGAATTAGATCCACATGTATGGCTTGATCCAGTTTTAGCTAAAAAAGAAGTAGAAACCATTACGAAAGGTTTAGTTGAAGTGGATACACCTAACAAAGATGTTTATGAAAGACAATCTAAAGATTTTATTAAGGAATTAGATAAATTAAATGATGCTTATGTTGAAGCAACAAAAGACGCAACACAAAAAACATTTGTTACACAACACACAGCTTTTTCTTATTTAGCTAAACAGTATGGTTTGACACAAGTTGCCATTTCTGGTATTTCTCCTGATCAAGAACCAACACCAAAAGAATTAAAAAATATTGAAGATTTAGTCAAAAAGGATGATATTAAAGTAATTTATACTGAAAGTAGTGCTTCTTCAAAAGTTGCCGAAACCATTACTAGCGCAACAGGAGCGACGCTATCAGAGCTTAATCCATTAGAAAGTTTAACAAAAAAAGAAATGGATGGTGGAGAAGATTATTTATCTGTTATGTATACCAATTTAGACCATTTAAAATTAACCATAAAATAA
- a CDS encoding DMT family transporter → MKKGNNKLRGMILAIMGGVFWGISGVVAEYLMRNENISASWLVGVKMMVAGCLILLYQMIKGNKNSLSPFKYKHEIIQLIIFSVLGVLGLQYSFFKAIQVSNAATATILQYLSPILLVVYFIFEKRELPNKLSIVSILISLVGTFLLVTKGNINELAISSQGLFWGLLSAFLGAFYIIQPRKLMAKYGTTLIIGWGMLIGGIVFQLYQPIWRNMPEFTPRIVLGVLVITIIGTVFSYICLLTSTEYIPPQFSSLLTSFEPLSSAVLSVLFLGLVLTPIEIISMLLIVLAVFLLSRCDIS, encoded by the coding sequence ATGAAAAAAGGAAATAATAAGCTAAGGGGTATGATATTAGCTATTATGGGAGGAGTATTCTGGGGGATTTCTGGAGTGGTCGCTGAATATTTGATGAGAAATGAAAATATTTCGGCAAGTTGGTTAGTAGGGGTCAAAATGATGGTAGCCGGTTGTTTAATTTTGTTATATCAAATGATAAAGGGTAATAAAAATAGTTTATCACCATTTAAATATAAACATGAAATCATTCAATTAATTATTTTCAGCGTGTTGGGTGTATTAGGATTACAGTATTCTTTTTTTAAAGCCATCCAAGTAAGTAATGCAGCAACTGCTACTATTCTACAATATTTGTCACCAATATTATTGGTGGTTTATTTTATTTTTGAAAAAAGGGAGTTACCAAATAAATTAAGTATTGTGAGTATTCTCATTTCGTTAGTGGGAACCTTTTTATTGGTGACAAAAGGAAACATCAATGAATTAGCAATATCCAGTCAAGGTTTATTTTGGGGGTTATTATCAGCTTTTTTAGGAGCGTTTTATATCATTCAACCCAGAAAATTAATGGCTAAATACGGTACAACGTTAATTATCGGATGGGGAATGCTTATTGGGGGTATTGTATTTCAATTATATCAACCTATCTGGAGAAATATGCCAGAGTTTACTCCAAGGATAGTATTAGGTGTCTTAGTGATTACTATTATTGGTACGGTATTTTCTTATATATGTTTATTAACAAGTACAGAGTACATTCCACCACAATTTTCAAGTTTACTAACATCATTTGAACCATTAAGTTCTGCTGTACTTTCTGTTTTATTTTTAGGATTAGTTTTAACACCTATTGAAATAATAAGTATGTTGCTGATTGTTTTAGCTGTTTTTCTTTTGTCTAGATGTGATATCTCATAA
- the dnaJ gene encoding molecular chaperone DnaJ produces MAKRDYYEVLGVSKTATDDEIKKAYRKLSKKYHPDINKEPDAEDKFKEVSEAFEVLSDAQKRAAYDQYGHASTDPNFGAGGFGGGGFQDFGGSFGGFEDIFESFFGGGGRSSNPNAPRQGSDLQYTLDLTFNEAIFGLEKNIRYNREDECATCHGTGAKPGTHPENCPKCHGSGVINVERQTPLGRMMSQQPCDECQGTGKIIKEKCETCHGAGRMIKSHSVKVTVPAGVEDGQQMRLSGQGEAGYNGGPYGDLYVVFSVEESPIFERDGSEIYYDHHITFVQAALGDEIEVPTVHGRVKLRIPAGTQTGTTFRLKGKGAPRLRGNGNGDQQVTVHVDTPTKMNEEQKKLLRQFAELNGEKAVVEQEEGFFDKMKDAFSSGHKKKKK; encoded by the coding sequence ATGGCCAAAAGAGATTATTATGAGGTTTTAGGAGTATCTAAAACAGCAACAGATGATGAAATAAAAAAAGCCTATCGTAAACTATCCAAAAAGTATCATCCAGACATAAATAAAGAACCCGATGCAGAAGATAAGTTTAAAGAAGTATCTGAAGCGTTTGAAGTATTAAGTGATGCACAAAAACGTGCGGCTTATGACCAATATGGCCATGCAAGTACTGATCCAAACTTTGGTGCTGGTGGTTTTGGCGGTGGTGGTTTCCAAGATTTTGGTGGTAGTTTCGGAGGGTTTGAAGATATTTTTGAATCATTCTTTGGCGGTGGAGGACGTTCAAGTAATCCTAATGCGCCAAGACAAGGTTCTGATTTGCAGTACACATTAGATTTAACGTTTAATGAAGCAATTTTTGGGCTTGAAAAAAATATTCGTTATAATCGTGAAGACGAATGTGCGACATGTCATGGAACTGGGGCAAAACCAGGAACTCATCCAGAAAACTGTCCTAAATGTCATGGTTCAGGTGTTATTAATGTTGAAAGACAAACGCCACTTGGACGTATGATGAGCCAACAACCATGTGATGAGTGTCAAGGAACAGGTAAAATCATTAAAGAAAAATGTGAAACATGTCATGGTGCTGGACGTATGATTAAGTCCCATTCTGTTAAAGTAACTGTTCCAGCTGGCGTTGAAGATGGTCAACAAATGCGTTTATCTGGACAAGGGGAGGCTGGTTATAATGGCGGACCTTATGGTGATTTATATGTAGTCTTTAGTGTGGAAGAAAGCCCAATCTTTGAAAGAGATGGTTCTGAAATCTATTATGATCACCATATTACATTTGTTCAAGCAGCGCTAGGAGACGAGATTGAAGTGCCAACTGTTCATGGGCGAGTGAAGTTAAGAATACCAGCAGGAACCCAAACAGGTACAACCTTTAGACTTAAAGGAAAAGGTGCACCGAGATTACGTGGTAATGGAAATGGCGATCAACAAGTAACGGTTCATGTTGATACACCAACTAAAATGAATGAAGAACAAAAGAAACTTCTACGCCAATTTGCTGAATTAAATGGTGAAAAAGCAGTAGTTGAACAAGAAGAAGGCTTTTTTGATAAAATGAAAGATGCCTTTTCTTCAGGTCATAAGAAAAAGAAAAAATAA